One window from the genome of Pandoraea fibrosis encodes:
- the dapF gene encoding diaminopimelate epimerase, which translates to MKLKFTKMQGAGNDFVVIDGISQTIDFTPEQWRALADRHFGVGADQLLLVERPTLPDVDFRYRIFNADGGEVEHCGNGARCFVKFVRDTGLTDKRSVRVEVQQGVITLTMRDDGQVSVDMGAPILTPSDVPFDTRGLEGRREGDDTLWPLDVAGETTWISVVSMGNPHAVQVIDNVDTAPVETQGPLIERHARFPRRVNAGFLQVVDKHQARLRVYERGAGETLACGTGACAAAVAGIRRGLLSAPVAIETHGGTLTIDWDGASGPVIMTGPATTVFEGTIEV; encoded by the coding sequence ATGAAGCTCAAATTCACCAAGATGCAAGGCGCCGGTAACGACTTCGTCGTCATCGACGGCATCTCGCAGACCATCGATTTCACGCCCGAACAGTGGCGTGCGCTCGCCGACCGCCATTTCGGCGTTGGTGCGGATCAGCTTTTGCTGGTCGAACGCCCGACCTTGCCGGACGTGGACTTCCGCTACCGCATCTTCAACGCCGATGGCGGCGAGGTGGAGCATTGCGGCAATGGCGCGCGCTGCTTCGTGAAGTTCGTGCGAGACACGGGCCTTACCGACAAGCGCTCGGTGCGTGTCGAAGTCCAGCAGGGCGTGATTACGCTGACGATGCGCGACGATGGCCAGGTCAGCGTGGATATGGGGGCACCGATTCTCACACCGTCCGACGTGCCGTTCGACACTCGCGGCCTGGAAGGCCGCCGCGAGGGTGACGATACGCTCTGGCCGCTCGACGTGGCGGGCGAGACGACGTGGATTTCCGTGGTCTCGATGGGCAATCCGCACGCCGTGCAGGTCATCGATAACGTCGACACCGCGCCGGTGGAGACGCAAGGCCCGCTGATCGAGCGCCATGCCCGCTTTCCGCGCCGTGTGAACGCCGGTTTCCTGCAGGTCGTGGACAAGCATCAGGCGCGTTTGCGCGTGTACGAGCGTGGTGCCGGCGAGACGCTCGCCTGCGGCACCGGCGCATGTGCGGCCGCCGTGGCAGGGATTCGCCGTGGGCTGCTCAGCGCGCCCGTGGCCATCGAAACGCATGGCGGCACGCTCACCATCGACTGGGACGGCGCAAGCGGTCCGGTCATCATGACGGGGCCGGCCACCACGGTCTTCGAAGGCACGATCGAGGTCTGA
- a CDS encoding DUF484 family protein, whose translation MNDRDIAEYLIAHPDFFERHAELLAGVRLTSPHGQRAVSLQERQIEMQREKTKQIERRLAELMRYGHENDDISAKLHRWTLGLLGERDPHALPEAIARGLRDVFNVPFAAVRLWNVAAPYQPAEFARSVSEEVKIFAASLATPYCGANTGFEAVTWLGASSDPASVALLALRDPQTPEGPIFGLLVMGSEDARRFHEGMATDFLTQIGELAGAALGKLRADD comes from the coding sequence ATGAACGACCGAGATATAGCGGAATACCTGATCGCGCATCCCGACTTCTTCGAGCGCCATGCCGAATTGCTGGCCGGTGTGCGGCTTACCAGCCCGCATGGCCAGCGAGCGGTGTCGTTGCAGGAGCGCCAGATCGAGATGCAGCGCGAGAAGACCAAGCAGATCGAGCGACGCCTCGCCGAACTGATGCGCTACGGCCACGAAAACGACGACATCTCGGCCAAGTTGCATCGCTGGACCCTCGGTCTGCTCGGCGAGCGCGACCCACATGCGCTGCCCGAGGCCATCGCCCGTGGGCTGCGCGACGTCTTCAACGTGCCTTTTGCGGCCGTGCGCCTGTGGAATGTGGCCGCGCCGTACCAACCGGCCGAGTTCGCCCGCAGCGTGAGCGAAGAGGTGAAAATCTTCGCAGCGAGCCTGGCCACGCCGTATTGCGGTGCCAATACCGGCTTCGAAGCCGTGACGTGGCTGGGCGCGTCGAGCGACCCGGCGTCTGTCGCGCTGCTCGCCTTGCGCGATCCGCAAACGCCGGAAGGGCCGATTTTCGGTCTGCTCGTGATGGGTTCGGAAGATGCCCGCCGTTTCCACGAAGGCATGGCGACCGATTTCCTGACGCAGATCGGCGAGTTGGCCGGGGCAGCGCTCGGCAAATTGCGCGCGGACGACTGA
- the xerC gene encoding tyrosine recombinase XerC, whose translation MVTSTRSPRPARQGAAAGPRAGSAAPVRARKPRAAENEPGEGASKTAEAPETPETPLEPGIRSYLTSLASERKLAGLTLENYTRDLRQLQRLARGRALESLEHGDIRRFAMQMHSEGLVGRSIARKLSAWRGYFAWLAQRTSLAANPVEGVRAPKQPKPLPKALSPDQASALVEYTAGTSAEAVRNRAMFELLYSSGLRLSELTGLDHRYVDSEGYRSVSWLDLPEREVVVTGKGNKRRRVPVGEKAAQALSLWLDMRSPLATAEPHALFLSARGKRIGARAVQQGLARHALAAGLPTHVHPHMLRHSFATHVLQSSGDLRAVQEMLGHSNISTTQIYTKLDFQHLAKVYDQAHPRSRKKT comes from the coding sequence ATGGTCACGTCGACCCGATCGCCACGCCCTGCCAGGCAGGGGGCCGCAGCCGGCCCCCGAGCCGGCAGTGCCGCCCCGGTTCGTGCCCGCAAGCCAAGGGCAGCGGAAAACGAGCCGGGCGAGGGGGCGTCCAAAACTGCCGAAGCGCCCGAAACACCTGAAACGCCGCTCGAACCGGGCATTCGCAGCTACCTCACTTCACTCGCCAGCGAACGCAAGCTCGCCGGATTGACCCTCGAGAACTACACGCGCGATCTACGTCAGTTGCAGCGTCTGGCGCGGGGTCGTGCGCTCGAATCGCTTGAGCACGGCGACATTCGCCGCTTCGCCATGCAGATGCACAGCGAGGGGCTCGTTGGCCGGTCGATCGCCCGAAAGCTCTCTGCCTGGCGAGGATATTTCGCGTGGCTCGCGCAGCGAACTTCGCTTGCCGCCAATCCGGTGGAGGGCGTGCGTGCGCCCAAGCAGCCCAAGCCGTTGCCGAAGGCGCTATCGCCCGATCAGGCTTCGGCGCTGGTCGAATATACCGCCGGCACGTCAGCCGAGGCCGTGCGCAACCGGGCAATGTTCGAACTCTTGTATTCCTCAGGCCTTCGCTTGTCGGAGCTGACAGGCCTCGACCATCGTTATGTGGACTCGGAGGGGTATCGCTCCGTCAGTTGGCTGGATTTGCCCGAACGCGAGGTGGTCGTGACCGGCAAGGGGAACAAGCGACGCCGCGTGCCCGTCGGCGAAAAGGCGGCGCAGGCACTCTCCCTCTGGCTCGACATGCGCTCGCCACTGGCGACAGCCGAGCCGCACGCGCTCTTCCTGTCGGCGCGCGGCAAGCGCATCGGCGCCCGCGCGGTGCAGCAAGGGCTGGCGCGTCACGCACTGGCGGCCGGGTTGCCGACGCACGTTCATCCGCACATGCTGCGTCACTCGTTCGCCACGCACGTCCTGCAATCGTCCGGCGACCTGCGCGCCGTGCAGGAGATGCTTGGTCACAGCAATATTTCGACGACGCAGATCTACACGAAGCTCGACTTCCAGCATCTCGCGAAGGTCTACGATCAGGCGCACCCGCGCTCGCGCAAGAAGACCTGA
- a CDS encoding class I SAM-dependent rRNA methyltransferase gives MNTLTLKPGKEKSLLRRHPWIYATAVARVDGKPASGATVVVRAADGRFLARAAFSPVSAIRARVWTFDENEPVDHAFFKRRVSAALAYRQQMVRDTGATRLIFGEADGLPGLIVDRYQSAPGAPVTDQLVCQFMAAGVEAWKDAIVKALTGVTGCPNVYERSDAAVREREGLPSLTGVLAGAEPPEAPESLTTYECGVKYYVDVRNGHKTGFYIDQRDNRLLVQQQAKGSDVLNCFCYTGGFSLAALAGGAQSVLSIDSSGEALAIGARNVELNGFDASRAEWRDADVFKTLRALREEGRTFDMIVLDPPKFAPSAHHVDRAARAYKDINMAGFRLLRPGGQLLTYSCSGAIDADLFQKIVAGAAVDAGVDARILRRLSAGMDHPMLTQFPEGEYLKGLWLQRM, from the coding sequence ATGAATACCTTGACCCTCAAGCCCGGCAAAGAAAAGTCCTTGCTGCGCCGTCACCCCTGGATTTACGCCACCGCCGTGGCACGCGTGGACGGCAAGCCGGCTTCCGGCGCAACGGTCGTGGTACGCGCCGCCGACGGGCGTTTCCTCGCGCGCGCCGCATTCAGCCCGGTCTCGGCCATCCGTGCCCGCGTGTGGACGTTCGACGAAAACGAGCCGGTCGATCATGCCTTCTTCAAGCGTCGCGTGTCCGCGGCGCTGGCCTATCGCCAGCAGATGGTGCGCGACACGGGGGCAACGCGCCTGATCTTCGGTGAGGCCGACGGCCTGCCGGGCCTGATCGTCGACCGCTATCAGTCCGCACCCGGCGCGCCGGTGACCGACCAACTCGTGTGCCAGTTCATGGCGGCGGGGGTGGAAGCCTGGAAGGACGCGATCGTGAAGGCGCTGACCGGCGTGACCGGTTGCCCGAATGTCTACGAGCGCTCCGACGCCGCCGTGCGCGAGCGCGAAGGCCTGCCGAGCCTCACCGGCGTGCTGGCAGGCGCCGAGCCGCCCGAAGCGCCGGAATCCCTGACAACCTACGAATGCGGCGTGAAGTATTACGTCGACGTGCGCAACGGACACAAGACGGGTTTCTATATCGACCAGCGCGACAACCGTTTGCTCGTGCAGCAGCAGGCCAAGGGCAGCGACGTGCTCAACTGCTTCTGCTATACCGGCGGCTTCTCGCTGGCGGCGCTGGCCGGCGGCGCGCAAAGTGTGTTGTCCATCGACTCGTCGGGCGAAGCGCTGGCGATTGGGGCGCGTAACGTCGAACTCAACGGTTTCGACGCGAGCCGTGCCGAGTGGCGCGACGCCGACGTCTTCAAGACCCTTCGTGCCCTGCGTGAAGAAGGCCGCACGTTCGACATGATCGTGCTCGATCCGCCCAAGTTCGCCCCGTCGGCGCATCACGTGGATCGTGCTGCCCGGGCGTACAAGGACATCAATATGGCGGGCTTCCGGTTGCTGCGTCCGGGGGGGCAGTTGCTGACCTACTCGTGCTCGGGGGCCATCGACGCGGATCTGTTCCAGAAGATCGTCGCGGGTGCCGCGGTCGACGCCGGTGTCGACGCGCGCATTCTGCGCCGCCTGTCGGCGGGCATGGATCATCCGATGCTCACGCAATTCCCCGAGGGTGAATACCTCAAGGGGCTTTGGTTACAGCGTATGTAA
- a CDS encoding DMT family transporter, with protein MSPTALALVVTAAFLHATWNFLAKRIDTSEGGGPQLVFLYALLTVVLYTPLALFFLIGADASWPTALGWVVIALSALLHYGYTLVLQRGYRVGDLSVVYPLARGTGPLLSSLGAIVLLGERPGWLALVGIGLVVAGVLIIAGGERLFRRGSMHAGAGWGVLTGGFIAAYTLADAYAIRTLLLAPLVYYYLENVLRVALSAPMACSRPARMAMLWQSNWRKIVLISLISPMSYFLILTALKYAPVSHVAPAREMSMMVAALLGVRLLGEGEMHRRVGGAVLIALGVVALTLG; from the coding sequence ATGTCGCCCACCGCTCTCGCCCTCGTTGTTACCGCCGCCTTCCTGCACGCCACCTGGAATTTCCTCGCCAAACGCATCGACACGAGCGAAGGGGGTGGCCCGCAACTCGTTTTCCTCTATGCGCTGCTTACCGTCGTGCTGTACACGCCACTGGCGCTGTTCTTCCTGATCGGCGCCGATGCCAGTTGGCCGACGGCGCTGGGTTGGGTCGTCATCGCGCTGAGCGCCTTGCTGCACTACGGCTACACGCTGGTCTTGCAGCGTGGCTACCGGGTGGGCGACTTGTCGGTCGTCTATCCGCTGGCGCGCGGCACCGGGCCGCTACTGTCGTCGCTGGGCGCCATCGTATTGCTGGGGGAACGCCCCGGCTGGCTGGCGCTCGTGGGCATCGGGCTGGTCGTCGCCGGCGTGCTGATCATCGCCGGTGGCGAGCGCCTGTTCCGGCGCGGCAGCATGCATGCGGGCGCCGGCTGGGGCGTGCTTACAGGGGGATTCATTGCGGCCTATACGCTGGCCGACGCCTACGCTATTCGCACCCTTTTGCTCGCCCCGCTCGTCTATTACTACCTGGAGAACGTGCTTCGGGTGGCGCTCTCGGCCCCGATGGCATGCTCGCGCCCTGCGCGCATGGCCATGCTCTGGCAGTCGAACTGGCGCAAGATCGTGCTGATCTCGCTGATTTCGCCCATGTCCTACTTCCTGATCCTCACGGCGCTCAAGTACGCGCCGGTCTCACACGTCGCCCCGGCACGGGAGATGTCGATGATGGTCGCCGCGCTGCTGGGTGTGCGCCTGTTGGGCGAGGGCGAGATGCACCGCCGTGTGGGCGGTGCTGTGCTGATCGCATTGGGTGTGGTCGCTTTGACGCTGGGCTAA
- a CDS encoding Fur family transcriptional regulator, translating to MSLTQLQPYLEAARTSLQEQSGRVTSGRVRVLALLLKAGRPLTHQEVLADLATDADPLDRVTAYRVLDWLVAQGWATKQAGDDRIFRFVMAEHVDPQRAASPRPHTQHGHFRCVRCHRTFCLDDWPQHPQLSERELKRLPKGFVGEQVELLIHGTCAQCAGAPN from the coding sequence ATGAGCCTTACTCAACTACAACCGTATCTGGAAGCCGCCCGAACGAGCTTGCAGGAGCAATCGGGCCGCGTGACCTCGGGGCGTGTGCGTGTGCTGGCATTGCTGCTCAAGGCCGGCCGGCCGCTGACCCATCAGGAAGTGCTGGCCGATCTGGCCACCGATGCCGATCCGCTCGATCGCGTGACGGCTTACCGCGTGCTCGACTGGCTGGTCGCGCAGGGCTGGGCCACCAAGCAGGCGGGCGACGACCGTATCTTCCGCTTCGTCATGGCCGAGCACGTCGATCCGCAACGTGCCGCGTCGCCGCGTCCGCATACGCAACACGGTCATTTCCGCTGTGTACGCTGTCATCGGACCTTCTGTCTTGACGATTGGCCCCAGCATCCCCAATTGAGTGAGCGCGAACTCAAGCGTCTGCCCAAGGGTTTTGTGGGCGAACAGGTCGAGCTGCTGATTCACGGCACTTGCGCACAGTGCGCGGGCGCCCCCAACTGA
- a CDS encoding CobW family GTP-binding protein, with amino-acid sequence MTPVTILTGFLGSGKTTLLKRILTEAHGMKIAVIENEFGEENIDNDILVQENAEQIVQMSNGCICCTIRGDLVQALSDLNSQRDAGKIQFDRVVIETTGLANPGPVAQTFFIDDEVADTYRLDAIITLVDAKHGPQQLDQHEVVQRQVGFADRLFITKADLVTPEVLHDLKHRLAHMNPRAPQQVVDFGQADLKQIFDIHGFNLNDKLDIDPDFLAADAHDHDHDHAHDHDHSHCDHDHGKCDHEGHDHGHHHHHHAHHDDAIKSFVFRSEKQFDPAKLEDFLGSILQVYGERLLRYKGVLNMRGIDRRVVFQGVHQMMGSDVGTKWQPGETPNTKMVFIGAELPKDIILQGLERCLV; translated from the coding sequence ATGACCCCCGTCACCATCCTGACCGGTTTTCTCGGCAGCGGGAAAACCACGCTGCTCAAGCGCATTCTGACCGAAGCGCACGGCATGAAGATTGCCGTCATCGAAAACGAATTCGGTGAAGAAAATATCGACAACGACATCCTGGTGCAGGAAAACGCCGAACAGATCGTGCAGATGAGCAATGGCTGCATCTGCTGCACGATCCGTGGCGATCTGGTGCAGGCGTTGTCCGATTTGAACAGCCAACGCGATGCGGGCAAGATCCAGTTCGATCGCGTGGTGATCGAGACGACCGGGCTGGCCAACCCCGGCCCGGTGGCGCAGACCTTCTTCATCGACGACGAAGTGGCCGATACCTATCGGCTCGACGCCATCATCACGCTGGTCGACGCCAAGCATGGCCCGCAGCAGCTCGACCAACACGAAGTGGTGCAGCGCCAGGTGGGCTTTGCCGACCGCCTGTTCATCACCAAGGCCGATCTGGTCACGCCCGAGGTGCTGCACGACCTGAAGCATCGTCTCGCCCACATGAACCCGCGGGCGCCGCAGCAGGTGGTCGACTTCGGTCAGGCCGACCTCAAGCAGATCTTCGATATCCACGGCTTCAATCTGAACGACAAGCTCGATATCGATCCGGACTTCCTCGCCGCCGACGCGCATGACCACGATCACGACCATGCGCACGACCACGATCATTCGCACTGCGATCACGATCATGGCAAGTGCGACCACGAGGGGCACGACCATGGGCATCACCATCACCACCATGCCCATCACGACGACGCCATCAAGTCGTTCGTCTTCCGCAGCGAAAAGCAATTCGATCCGGCCAAGCTGGAGGATTTCCTCGGGAGCATCCTGCAGGTGTACGGCGAACGCTTATTGCGTTATAAAGGCGTATTAAACATGCGCGGCATCGATCGCCGGGTCGTGTTCCAGGGCGTGCACCAGATGATGGGCAGCGACGTGGGCACGAAATGGCAACCCGGAGAGACACCGAATACCAAGATGGTGTTCATTGGTGCCGAGCTGCCGAAAGACATCATCCTGCAAGGGCTGGAGCGCTGTCTGGTCTGA
- the dksA gene encoding RNA polymerase-binding protein DksA — translation MSKKRLLTEAEILKMGEKDYMNEDQLAFFKDRLETLQADILRNAGQTTENLRETILVPDPADRATIEEEHALELRTRDRERKLLKKVQQSLARIDSGEYGWCEETGEPIGIPRLLARPTATLSLEAQERRELRQKLFGD, via the coding sequence ATGAGCAAGAAAAGACTTTTGACCGAGGCCGAAATTCTGAAGATGGGCGAGAAGGACTACATGAATGAAGATCAACTCGCCTTCTTCAAGGATCGTCTGGAAACTCTGCAAGCTGACATTCTGCGCAATGCCGGTCAAACGACCGAGAACCTTCGGGAAACCATTCTCGTGCCGGATCCGGCTGACCGCGCCACGATCGAAGAAGAGCACGCACTTGAACTGCGTACCCGTGATCGTGAACGCAAGCTGCTGAAGAAAGTGCAGCAATCGCTCGCCCGCATCGATTCCGGCGAGTATGGCTGGTGCGAGGAAACCGGTGAGCCGATCGGCATTCCGCGTCTGCTCGCTCGCCCGACGGCCACCCTGTCGCTCGAAGCGCAGGAACGTCGCGAACTGCGTCAAAAGCTGTTCGGCGACTGA